One Vespa velutina chromosome 9, iVesVel2.1, whole genome shotgun sequence DNA segment encodes these proteins:
- the LOC124951430 gene encoding disco-interacting protein 2 isoform X2: MRPLSFENLRRLVSRKKDRNEPSFKRSESFKRISIRKSYLDRGKRRNKLQKNLEPVITAQPVVVVSAPATTSVPDQQENVQATRIKIKEEQEVRRQQENVSLSRESISYDEWLQGVGSSSRDKLQEKILVQEATSKVSSKVTTRQQIQDRRSSNDLTDDLNSAILSLKPFGPNTHDEDDWIYSEKNVHHNDNLGQTRESACVPLETGPPSVSISLGRVWRDAVPVPYPSSSGPSVHHSLDSALKERKPSQPTVARTVSAPEKTIIKDNTSSSSSFGFSLRIGKLADFRAGSTRNGFFRRKTSKPSPSVSTEGYFKRTSGQRRSSSRRRGKRTTSSQRTTSQRTSQRTKKKNDQQSAVRENSPVWFVPPERRRSRRQRRVWREIRYFPEEEENREDEAGARAGALILEKYDDYYSSNLSDDQFDDQKLLLSGDFNERRDEAFNSLVSSSLGSFSVTSSSSSVCPAPKISDFNEDKLFSEELRNRGLLGRRTIWKNNTTSPIVTTENYFTSSQFINFLAKNSSDRNTKERSRKDSNSYYRYLSSSESDNESSRRDILDDDRLSQRQQQHLKRQKSGPRRRPLRRKSQLRRASGQPVFLVRKCSSLRKRPRDITQKGYEKKRTRLLQQYASKQLGGRLVPGGIASPPGSGGSTGNTGNSNSAAARRGNRRLTRNESRYHSEVRQEAVQQALAAMQGRPKPSLPMPSKRTSVMARSPERERRDSGESSSDEDSVVTEESPGAGGPTDTSSTGSARDTPPPPRPPARRPPGADITDIAEYTPHAYCNIQPPDVTHTGSTPTAQQSTRRPGADRVNRYHVVEDQNNTGTTGRWKVSAKIQQLLNTLKRPKRRPLPEFYEDDDIELEIAANPKDPNAPKPEGGSMTSAIGEPLSVPSGLPRSLEAAIQRYGSASYKAPVATVLDPNGKLCITLTYGKLLSRSHKIAYTLLNKALSRGGDCCLKPGDRIALVYPNNDPISFMCAFYGCLQAGIVPVPIEVPLTRRDAGSQQIGFLLGSCEIQVALTSEACLKGLPKTAAGEVVAFKGWPKLHWFVTEHLGKTPKDWLPPPRLTDDTPAYIEYTTVKDGSVMGVTVTRSAMLAHCRALTQACGYTEGENAVCVLDFKREVGLWHSTLTSVLNGMHVIFIPYALMKVNPASWMQMITKHRASVAVVKSRDLHWGLLATKDHKDISLSSLRLLLVADGANPWSLSSCDQFLSVFQSKGLRPDAVCPCASSSEALTVSVRRPGRAGVNATGRGVLSMSGLSYGVVRVDQENSLTSLTLQDCGQVMPGSIVVVVKMEGKPYICKTDEVGEICVHSAATGSQYWGLQGLTNNTFKVSPLQADSTPLGDVEYTRSGLLGFLGPGGLVFVCGSRDGLMTVTGRKHNADDIIATVLAVEPMKFIYRGRIAVFSVRVLRDERICVVAEQRPDCSEEESFQWMSRVLQAVDSIHAVGIYCLALVPPNYLPKTPLGGIHLSETKRRFLEGALHPANVLLCPHTCVTNLPKPREVHSAGDSVADVGPASVMVGNIVQGNRLASAQGRDMGVLDEDSDNAKKYQFISEILRWRAVSTSDHVIFTSLNAKGAVATSLSCSQLHKKAERIGNLLLDRGRINTGDHVALIFPPGTDLICAFYGCLYVGAVPVTIRPPHPQNLQTTLPTVRMIVDVSKSVLVLTNQNIMKLLKTKEANNVIEVKSWPTILDMDDMPKKKLPVMYRAPTAEMLAYLDFSVSTTGMLAGIKMSHAAVTSLCRAMKLACELYPSRHIALCLDPYSGLGFALWCLSSIYSGHHSILIPPSEVEANPALWLSAVSQSRVRDTFCSYGVMELCTKGLGSSVHALKARGVSLACVRTCVVVAEERPRIALTTSFSKLFSALGLSPRAVSTSFGCRVNTAICLQGASSPEPSTVYVDLRALRNDRVSLVERGSPHSLCLMESGKLLPGVKVIIANPETKGQCGDSHLGEIWVQSAHNASGYFTIYGDETDYADHFNARLVTGNTNEVYARTGYLGFLRRTESVQQSVISDVPGDTSASEADLVPGDAELHDAVFVVGALDEAILLRGMRYHPIDIENSVMRCHKKIAECAVFTWTNLLVVVVELDGSESEALDLVALVTSAVLEEHHLVVGVVVVVDPGVVPINSRGEKQRMHLRDGFLADQLDPIYVAYNM, encoded by the exons ATGAGGCCACTCTCCTTCGAGAACCTTAGGAGGCTCGTGAGCCGCaagaaggatagaaacgaGCCATCCTTCAAACGTAGCGAGTCGTTTAAAAGGATATCTATAAGGAAAAGTTATCTCGATCGTGGTAAACGACGTAACAAGTTGCAAAAGAATCTTGAACCGGTGATAACGGCTCAACCGGTGGTTGTAGTGTCAGCACCGGCCACTACGAGCGTGCCGGACCAACAGGAAAATGTACAGGCTACGAGGATCAAGATCAAGGAGGAACAGGAGGTTAGGAGACAACAGGAAAACGTATCGCTTAGCCGTGAATCTATCAGTTATGACGAATGGTTACAAGGCGTTGGCTCCTCCTCTCGTGATAAActtcaagaaaaaatattggtcCAAGAGGCTACGAGTAAAGTTTCGTCGAAGGTTACGACGAGACAACAAATTCAAGATCGTCGCTCTAGCAATGATCTAACTGACGACTTAAACTCAGCGATTTTGTCATTGAAACCGTTCGGTCCTAATACGCACGACGAGGACGATTGGATTTATtctgaaaaaaatgttcatcataacgataatcttGGACAAACGCGTGAAAGCGCGTGTGTACCCCTTGAAACTGGACCGCCCAGTGTCAGTATCAGCCTTGGACGAGTTTGGAGGGACGCCGTACCGGTACCATATCCTTCCTCTTCCGGGCCCTCCGTTCATCATTCGTTGGACAGTGCattgaaagaacgaaaacCTTCACAACCGACGGTCGCTAGAACCGTCTCGGCCCCGGAAAAGACAATCATCAAGGACAACACATCATCCTCGTCCTCGTTTGGCTTCTCGCTTAGGATCGGCAAGCTGGCTGACTTCAGGGCAGG GAGCACGAGGAATGGATTCTTCCGACGAAAAACGTCTAAGCCATCACCGAGCGTCAGTACCGAAGGTTATTTCAAGAGGACCAGCGGTCAAAGGAGATCGAGTTCGAGAAGACGTGGAAAGAGGACGACGTCGTCGCAGCGTACGACCTCCCAGAGGACATCtcaaaggacaaagaaaaagaatgatcaaCAGTCGGCTGTTCGTGAGAACAGTCCGGTATGGTTCGTGCCACCGGAAAGGAGACGTTCGAGACGTCAGAGACGAGTTTGGCGAGAGATTCGTTATTTTcctgaggaggaggagaatcGGGAGGATGAAGCAGGAGCAAGAGCAGGAGCATTGATTCTCGAAAAATACgacgattattattcgtcGAATTTGTCGGATGATCAATTCGACGATCAAAAATTGTTACTCTCTGGGGATTTTAATGAGAGAAGAGACGAGGCATTCaattctctcgtttcttcgtcGTTAGGTTCCTTCTCGGTTACGTCATCTTCCTCCTCGGTATGTCCAGCGCCAAAAATCAGCGATTTCAACGAGGACAAATTATTCTCCGAGGAATTGAGGAATCGTGGTTTACTCGGTAGAAGAACCAtttggaaaaataatacgacGTCTCCTATCGTTACaacagaaaattattttactagcagtcaatttattaattttctcgcTAAGAATTCATCCGATCGTAACACCAAAGAAAGATCAAGAAAGGATAGCAATTCATATTACAGATATCTGAGCTCTAGTGAGAGCGATAACGAATCTTCTCGACGTGATATCCTCGACGACGATCGTCTCTCTCAACGTCAGCAACAACATCTTAAACGACAAAAATCTGGACCGAGAAGACGAcctttaagaagaaaatcgcAACTTCGCCGAGCATCTGGCCAGCCCGTTTTTCTTGTTCGCAAATGCTCGTCCTTGAGAAAACGACCCA gaGACATAACGCAAAAGGGCTATGAAAAGAAACGGACTCGTCTACTACAGCAATATGCTTCAAAACAACTcg GAGGTCGGCTAGTACCTGGTGGGATCGCCAGTCCTCCGGGATCTGGCGGCTCAACCGGAAACACCGGGAACTCAAACTCGGCTGCTGCGAGACGCGGTAATCGCAGACTCACGCGCAATGAGAGCCGCTATCATTCCG AGGTACGTCAGGAGGCGGTACAGCAAGCCCTGGCAGCTATGCAAGGTCGGCCGAAACCTTCCTTGCCAATGCCATCGAAGAGAACTTCCGTCATGGCTAGAAGTCCTGAACGAGAACGTCGCGATAGCGGAGAATCTAGTAGCGATGAGGATAGTGTCGTAACGGAAGAGAGTCCTGGTGCTGGTGGTCCAACTG ACACTAGCAGTACCGGATCAGCACGTGAtactccaccaccaccaagaCCACCGGCAAGGAGGCCACCTGGTGCCGACATTACTGACATCGCCGAATATACGCCTCATGCTTATTGTAACATACAACCACCGGACGTAACACACACGGGCAGTACGCCAACGGCACAACAGTCTACGAGACGGCCTGGTGCCGATCGTGTCAATCGTTACCACGTAGTCGAGGATCAAAATAATACTGGAACAACTGGACGTTGGAAGGTATCAGCGAAAATTCAACAATTATTGAATACGTTAAAACGGCCAAAGAGACGGCCACTTCCTGAATTTTACGAGGACGATGATATAGAACTCGAGATAGCTGCTAATCCGAAAGATCCTAATGCACCAAAACCGGAAGGTGGTTCGATGACGTCTGCGATCGGTGAACCATTGTCCGTGCCGTCAGGCCTGCCTAGATCACTCGAAGCCGCTATTCAAAg gtACGGCTCAGCAAGTTACAAAGCACCGGTCGCAACCGTTCTAGATCCTAACGGCAAACTCTGCATCACATTGACATATGGAAAACTTTTAAGTCGTTCCCATAAAATAGCCTATACACTTTTAAACAAGGCTCTAAGCCGTGGCGGTGATTGTTGTCTCAAGCCTGGAGATAGAATCGCTTTGGTATATCCGAACAACGATCCAATAAGTTTCATGTGTGCATTTTATGGTTGCCTTCAAGCTGGTATCGTCCCCGTACCGATCGAGGTACCATTGACACGTCGAGACGCAGGTTCCCAACAGATTGGTTTTCTTCTTGGTAGTTGTGAAATACAG GTGGCCCTAACCAGCGAGGCCTGTCTCAAAGGTTTACCAAAGACAGCGGCTGGCGAGGTTGTAGCTTTCAAGGGTTGGCCAAAATTACATTGGTTCGTTACAGAACATTTAGGTAAAACTCCAAAAGATTGGTTACCACCGCCTCGTTTAACCGACGATACACCAGCTTACATCGAGTATACTACAGTAAAGGATGGATCGGTGATGGGTGTGACAGTGACAAGATCAGCTATGCTTGCTCATTGTCGTGCCCTTACTCAAGCATGCGGTTATACAGAAGGAGAAAATGCCGTTTGTGTGTTAGATTTTAAACGGGAAGTTGGCCTCTGGCATAGCACTCTTACTAGCGTATTAAATGGGATGCACGTTATATTTATACCTTATGCCTTGATGAAGGTCAATCCAGCTAGTTGGATGCAAATGATAACGAAACATCGGGCTAGCGTGGCTGTTGTTAAATCACGAGATCTTCATTGGGGTTTATTAGCGACCAAAGATCACAAGGATATATCATTATCCTCATTGAGGTTGCTACTAGTCGCTGACGGTGCCAATCCTTGGTCCCTTTCCTCTTGTGATCAATTTCTTTCGGTGTTCCAATCGAAGGGTTTAAGACCAGACGCTGTATGTCCTTGCGCATCCTCTAGCGAAGCCCTTACCGTTTCTGTCAGAAGACCTGGCCGAGCAGGAGTAAATGCTACTGGGCGTGGTGTCCTTTCTATGTCAGGATTAAGCTACGGTGTTGTTAGGGTAGATCAAGAAAATTCATTGACTTCACTGACGTTACAAGATTGTGGTCAAGTTATGCCAGGAA GTATCGTAGTGGTAGTTAAGATGGAAGGAAAGCCATACATTTGTAAAACCGATGAGGTTGGTGAAATATGCGTCCATAGTGCTGCAACTGGTAGCCAATATTGGGGATTGCAAGGATTAACAAACAATACTTTCAAAGTATCACCTTTACAAGCGGATAGTACTCCATTAGGCGACGTGGAATATACGCGATCTGGTTTGTTAGGATTTCTTGGCCCTGGTGGCTTGGTATTCGTTTGTGGATCTCGCGATGGTCTTATGACTGTGACAGGAAGGAAACATAATGCGGACGATATAATAGCTACCGTATTAGCTGTGGAACCaatgaaattcatttatcGTGGTAGAATAGCTGTCTTCAGCGTAAGAGTTTTGAGAGACGAAAGGATATGTGTCGTTGCTGAGCAGCGGCCCGATTGTAGCGAGGAAGag AGTTTTCAATGGATGTCACGTGTTTTGCAAGCGGTCGATTCAATTCACGCAGTTGGAATTTATTGTCTTGCATTAGTTCCACCTAATTATCTACCAAAAACACCACTTGGGGGTATTCACCTGTCTGAAACTAAAAGACGTTTTCTAGAAGGTGCACTACATCCAGCTAACGTCCTGCTCTGCCCCCACACTTGTGTTACCAACTTACCAAAACCGCGTGAAGTGCATTCGG CGGGGGATTCTGTTGCAGACGTTGGTCCGGCGAGCGTAATGGTTGGCAACATCGTTCAAGGAAATAGACTGGCTTCTGCTCAAGGACGTGACATGGGTGTTTTAGATGAGGATAGCGATAACGCCAAGAAG TATCAATTCATCTCGGAGATTTTACGTTGGCGTGCTGTCAGTACATCTGATCACGTCATCTTCACATCACTCAATGCCAAAGGAGCAGTTGCAACTTCGTTATCGTGTTCTCAATTGCACAAGAAAGCCGAACGCATTGGGAATCTTCTTTTGGATCGTGGAAGAATCAACACTGGGGATCACGTTGCATTGATATTTCCACCTGGGACAGATTTGATATGCGCATTTTATGGTTGTCTTTATGTCGGTGCTGTCCCTGTTACCATCAGGCCTCCACATCCTCAAAATCTACAAACAACATTACCAACCGTACGCATGATCGTCGATGTCAGTAAATCGGTACTCGTACTGACGAATCAAAACATTATGAAACTTCTAAAGACTAAA GAAGCTAATAATGTCATCGAGGTGAAAAGTTGGCCAACGATTCTCGATATGGATGACATGCCAAAGAAGAAGCTTCCGGTTATGTATCGTGCACCTACAGCGGAAATGTTGGCTTACTTGGATTTCAGTGTCTCTACTACGGGCATGTTGGCTGGCATTAAAATGTCTCATGCGGCAGTAACATCGTTGTGCCGTGCTATGAAACTTGCATGCGAATTGTATCCTTCGAGACATATTGCTCTATGTTTAGATCCATATTCTGGTCTTGGATTTGCCCTTTGGTGTTTAAGCAGTATATACAGCGGACATCATTCCATTTTAATACCACCGTCCGAG GTGGAAGCAAATCCAGCCCTTTGGTTGTCAGCTGTTAGCCAGTCTAGAGTAAGGGATACATTTTGCTCATATGGTGTTATGGAGTTGTGCACAAAAGGCTTGGGTTCCTCGGTTCATGCTCTTAAAGCACGTGGCGTTAGTTTGGCCTGCGTAAGAACCTGCGTCGTAGTTGCTGAGGAGAGACCACGAATAGCTTTGACTACGAGCTTCAGTAAATTATTTTCCGCTCTTGGATTAAGTCCACGTGCGGTTTCAACGTCATTCGGATGTAGAGTTAATACTGCCATTTGTCTTCag ggaGCATCTAGTCCAGAACCATCAACGGTATACGTGGACCTACGAGCATTACGTAACGACCGTGTTTCCCTCGTCGAAAGAGGCAGTCCACATTCTCTCTGTCTAATGGAATCTGGAAAATTGTTACCTGGTGTAAAAGTTATCATAGCCAATCCAGAAACAAAAGGCCAATGCGGCGATTCTCATCTAGGAGAAATATGGGTTCAATCGGCTCATAATGCCAGCGGTTATTTCACGATTTATGGGGACGAAACTGATTATGCCGATCATTTCAATGCACGCCTTGTAACAGGAAATACCAATGAGGTTTATGCCAGGACCGGTTATCTTGGTTTTCTTCGACGGACTGAAAGCGTACAACAGTCTGTTATTAGTGATGTTCCCGGTGATACTTCTGCATCCGAAGCCGATCTTGTACCCGGTGACGCCGAATTACATGACGCTGTTTTCGTGGTCGGTGCACTCGACGAAGCCATTTTACTTAGGGGCATGCGATATCATCCAATTGACATTGAAAACAGTGTTATGAGATGTCATAAAAAAATCGCCGAATG CGCCGTGTTTACGTGGACTAATCTGTTAGTAGTAGTGGTCGAGCTCGATGGAAGTGAAAGTGAAGCTCTCGATTTAGTGGCACTAGTTACTAGCGCTGTTTTGGAAGAACATCATTTGGTAGTAGGCGTCGTTGTAGTAGTTGATCCTGGTGTAGTTCCAATCAACTCGAGAGGTGAGAAACAACGGATGCATTTGCGCGATGGATTTCTTGCCGATCAACTTGACCCAATTTATGTAGCCTATAACATGTGA